The Proteiniborus ethanoligenes sequence AATAGAAATGGAAAACGGAGAACTAATAAAGATAGAACTATATCCTGAAGTAGCTCCAAATACAGTAAGAAATTTCACATCATTAGTTCAGAGTGGATACTATGATGAACTTACTTTTCATAGGGTAATTCCTGGATTCATGATACAAGGAGGATGCCCTCAAGGAACAGGTATGGGGGGGCCAGGATATTCAATAAAGGGTGAGTTTAAAAATAATGGGTTTGAAAACAACTTAAAACATGATAGAGGCATTATTTCAATGGCCAGATCTATGATGCCAAACTCTGCAGGCTCACAATTCTTTATTATGGTAAAATCAGCACCACATTTAGATGGA is a genomic window containing:
- a CDS encoding peptidylprolyl isomerase, with amino-acid sequence MSNKPIVTIEMENGELIKIELYPEVAPNTVRNFTSLVQSGYYDELTFHRVIPGFMIQGGCPQGTGMGGPGYSIKGEFKNNGFENNLKHDRGIISMARSMMPNSAGSQFFIMVKSAPHLDGQYAAFGKVTEGLEVVDRIVNVDRDYNDKPFEEQKMKKVIVETFGVEYGEVEKI